The genomic window GATCGTTTTGCAAGCTTAggttaaatgattttttggttgttcttAAGATGCATATACTTCTTTTTGATTAGGCTTGACGGCATATTTTTCACTGATGTTACTTGTACTTACCAGGTTCAAGTGACGCCAGTCTCAAACTCTGGAAGGGTAAAACGAGTCTGCAAACTCTTTCAGGGCATACAGGTGAATTCATTACTCTCTCCCAAATTTCGTATCTCTCAAAATTTCCTTGTCAATATGAGAAACTGCATACCGGAAATAAGATAGAATCTGATACTAGCTGCTCTAAGATATCTTATCTTGTGAAGTGCCAAGACACTGGCCTGTTGTCAGGGATTCCTTGTTATTGGAGAAACTATTGTCTTATacaagtatttttattttacaatgCAGATACTGTTAGAGGGTTAGCTGTGATGCCTGATTTAGGATTTCTTTCCGCATCACATGATGGGTAAGTTATTTGCTTCCAACAAACTCATGCCTTACTGAATTTCATTGTCCAAGTGAATCCTTATGTGCTTAACTCGAATTGTGTTGTCTTTTGCATGACCTGGATAAGTTTTGTGATCCGGGGATAATATGATACTTGAGTTTTCTCTTATTTATCCTTTCATGTGTTTGTACACAGCAAAGGTTGTAAAtcactattttattttttctaacagTTCAATCAGGTTATGGGCACTAAGTGGCGAAGTTCTTCTTGAGATGGTTGGCCACACCTCCCTTGTTTATTCAGTTGACGCACATTCGTCTGGCCTTATTGTTAGTGCCAGTGAAGATCGTCATGCCAAGATATGGAAAGGTGATTACGGGTTCCTTAGTTTCTATTGATGCCTTGGCTGTTCTTCACTTATGTTTCACAGTTTTCTAGGTTATATGAGGTCTGAGAtgtttaaatttggaaaatatgtCTCCACTTTTCAGTATGTTGCTCGCtcttaaagttttctttcaataatAAAGATGtctatatatcatatttttgtgGAAGACGTGTTATAAATTTGATCACTTAGTTGCAACCTATGGAAAGTTAGTTGTTAGTATGTCAGACAGTAATCAACTGATCAGAAACCAGTTTGAAAGGCTCACGAAGATTGGTCTGCAATAGCTGTTATAATAGATATCACTTGCGAAAAGAGACTGACATTTTGGTTTAAAGCATGTTTAGATCTTATAGGTTGATCTATTGTTCTtactttgttatttttgttttggtacaGATGGAGTCTGCGTTCAGAGTTTGGAACACCCAGGCTGTATCTGGGATGCCAAGTTTTTGGAAACCGGAGATATTGTGACAGCATGTTCAGATGGAGTGGTTCGTGTTTGGACAGTACGTCATGATGCGATTGCAGATCAGATGGAGATTGATGCCTATGATTCCCAAATTTCTCAATACAAACTAAGCAGGTAATCTGATCATTTATGGTGATCTCTATTCTTATCGACTAAATTCTATGTccattgagttttttttcttcacgtGGCAATGCATATTATATGACCTGCTGACGGGGTatgctttcttgtcttttatgCTCAAAATATAACTGCAAAGTATATGCGTGCTGTTCTTTATCTCAGGAAAAAGGTTGGCGGATTGAAACTTGACGAGCTGCCAGGGCTTGATTCTTTGACGTCACCAGGTACCATTTATTATCCAATTAATTGTAATATTAATGTTTCGTACGGGAGAAAGGCTAAATTTTAAAGAATCTCAAGAGAACACAAAGATAATTGATAGTGTCTGGCGATCAAATTTGAATAGATTAAGCTGGCATTCTTGTAACATCATCCTCTCTTATTTGATATATGTTCTCAGGTACCAGTGATGGCCAGACAAAAGTAGTAAGGGAAGGAGACAATGGTGTTGCTTATGCATGGAATATGAAAGAACAGAGATGGGACAAAGTAAGTAAACAGAATgaacttttatctttttttttatttgtcgaCTGCATTTCGTTTTTGCTCTTGACCTGAATGCGGCTTTGCTATATATTAGATCGCATGCATGAATATACAGATAACTTCCCTTTGAAACAATTACCTTGAGGAATATTTGTTACTTTGTTCATCGAAAAGTTGCCATCGGATTAGGGCTTGTAATTTCCACGAATGAGCATGCTGTCTGGTCATAAATTGATAGCATGTACTGCCAGCAATTTGCCTTTTGCGAGGATTTTATTTAATGTGGCAACCCATACCTGAGAGGAAAATTTCATCTGATTTTGACTTCTGATCCTCCTTCGAAGTAGCAATCTCTTAAGTAGATAGCAAGTAAATGAGATAGATTTCTCTCTAACATTTGTTTGCATATGAAGGATTAAACATTGGCTTTTTAGTGTGGTAGAATGTTTTGAGTTCTCACTGCATGCCTTTTTTCAGATTGGTGAGGTTGTTGATGGCCCAGATGGTGTGGCTGATCGTCCAATTCACGAGGGAGTTCAATATGATTTTGGTTAGATTTTGACCTATTATGGAAACTTGAGAATCTCTCAAAATCGAAGAACAAAATTCTTAGcccttttttttctctagttTTCGATGTTGACATTGGTGATGGGGAACCTATCCGGAAGCTACCTTACAATCGATCAGGTACCTGAATGCTCTTACTGGCCTTGTTTTATTACAAGTGCAACCACAAGAAACTGCTTCAGTTTTTGATACTTCAaatcttttcttgtttggCAGACAATCCTTATGATGCAGCTGACAAGTGGCTTCTAAAAGAGAATCTCCCCTTTGCATATCGGCAGCAAATTGTTGaatttatattacaaaattcTGGGCAGAAAGACTTCAACTTTAATCCATCTTTTCGTGATCCCTTCACCGGCGGtataaaatttttgaaaataattggtctgaaattttgtttttaggattttattttaattttgtgttttgcctTTTATTGTGTAACAGCAAATGCTTATGTGCCTGGGCAAGCATCTCGTACAGCTGGTATGAATACACTGTCTGTGTCATTTTCACATAAtactttcaatttcttcatttcttgtATTGTTCTTTTGCTGCCTCATGCTCTGACTCTTTTCTGTTGCAGCAACTCCGGCAAAACCTTTATACAAGCACATTCCAAAAGTACGCtggttctctttctttattagttattactgTTTAATGTTTCTAGCTTTttgatccttttttcttccataACTCTCTCCAGAGAGGTGTGCTAGTTTTCGATGCTGCTCAATATGACGGGATTCTGAAAAAGATGACAGAGTTCAATACTACTTTACGATCTGACGCAGTAAGCTTTCAGTATCAACTTTAGTCACACAAAATGATTAAATGGTTATTTTACTTATACTATTGTTGGTATTTATGTTTCTACAATTTTTCCATCTTTTGAAGGTAAACAATGACAAGTCCCTGACCGAACTCGAAGTATCCAGAGTAGGCGCAATCGTTAATATACTGAAGGACACATCACACTACCACTCTACCAATTTTGCTGACATGGATATTGCTTTGCTTTTGAAAGTGCTACAAGCATGGCCACCGGCAATGATGTTTCCTGGTTGGTCTTCTCTTGTCAATCAATTAGTCAAACAGAACTGTTTATTACATATTGAACTTTTGATGGTAGCCATATGTTTCTCAATATTATGAAGCCACAGCAAAGTCAGTTTTTTCCGAGATGCTTGTTAAACAATCTAAAATGagatatgttttggtttatttggaTGTTATTCTTGGTCTCcttgtgtttcttttgatgtttcttgCAGGCCATAAAGCATTTTGCCTTTCGCTGGCcactttatttttgtcttttgttggATATAGCCTTATGTTTATCTTGTGTCAAGCTCTTATACCTATGGTTTTGAATATGCAGCTACTGATATAGTAAGGATGCTCGTTTTGCATCATCATGGAGCAAGTCTACTTATCAAGCATGTGGAAAACAACAATGGTAATCATCTAATTCGTGAAGCTATGCTTTCTCAACATTAATGAAAGTACTAGCTAGTAGGTAATGTCCTTTATTAACTGGTATCTCTCTGTTACTATATATCAATCAGACCtgcttttggatttgataAAGAAAGTTACAGAAGATTCTGCTCTTCCTGCAAATCTTTTAACGACTGTTCGTGTCCTTGTTAATCTATTCAAGAATTCTTCATTTCATTACTGGCTACAGACGCATCATAGTCAAGTAAGGACTCTTTCATTTCTATGATTTTATACCAGAACTAGGATGTGTGATGATCTCGATGAACCTACTAATTGGTTTAGCTGTGACTTGCAACCTGAGGAgaaatttttgggttttatgtCTAATATACATTGCTTTTTTGCGTCTGGGCATATAAATTAAGTTTCTAATTACATTTAAACATAAGATAGTGCCTATACATGTGTGtgtttattataataatttgagAAGTGGTTTTAATTGCTGTGGATCAATGCAGATTCTTGATGCCTTCTCAAACTGTTATTCATCCCCAAATAAGAATCTGCAGTTGGCTTATTCGACGTTGCTTCTCAAGTAAGATCTCTCTTATATTACTTTCTTCTAGTTGGATTTTTGCCAAATTGTAGCTTTATTCTATTATTAAACTCTCTGTGGAGAAAGATCAAACCGTAATCTATGCTTTTGTTCTTCCTCAGTTATGCAGTGCTATTAATAGAAAAGAAGGATCAAGAAGGTCAAGCTCAAGTCCTTTCAGCAGCTTTGCAGGTACGCctaaatttggttatttttaacCACTGTTGCATACATCCAAATCCTATTCATCGTCACCGAGTTGAATCtcatctgtttttattttgtctctgTCACTTGCACAAATCTCTGAGATCAAAGTAAAATCGGAGAAGACCAATGTACCAAATagtttattatcatttttttggtgctaaaaatatttaacttattACTACAGgtagcagaa from Arabidopsis thaliana chromosome 3, partial sequence includes these protein-coding regions:
- a CDS encoding transducin family protein / WD-40 repeat family protein (transducin family protein / WD-40 repeat family protein; CONTAINS InterPro DOMAIN/s: WD40 repeat 2 (InterPro:IPR019782), PLAA family ubiquitin binding, PFU (InterPro:IPR015155), WD40 repeat, conserved site (InterPro:IPR019775), WD40 repeat (InterPro:IPR001680), G-protein beta WD-40 repeat, region (InterPro:IPR020472), WD40 repeat-like-containing domain (InterPro:IPR011046), WD40-repeat-containing domain (InterPro:IPR017986), WD40/YVTN repeat-like-containing domain (InterPro:IPR015943), WD40 repeat, subgroup (InterPro:IPR019781), PUL (InterPro:IPR013535); BEST Arabidopsis thaliana protein match is: Transducin/WD40 repeat-like superfamily protein (TAIR:AT3G49660.1); Has 46729 Blast hits to 23224 proteins in 745 species: Archae - 52; Bacteria - 6206; Metazoa - 17661; Fungi - 11352; Plants - 5937; Viruses - 0; Other Eukaryotes - 5521 (source: NCBI BLink).), producing the protein MVMDIDFNEYKLRCELHGHDDDVRGICVCNDENIATSSRDRTIRVWSLDPSDKRKYTSEKILLGHTSFVGPLAWIPPTDEYPEGRLVSGSMDTFVFVWNLMNGENIQTLKGHQMQVTGVAIDNEDIVSSSVDQTLKRWRNGQLVESWDAHQSPIQAVIRLPSGELVSGSSDASLKLWKGKTSLQTLSGHTDTVRGLAVMPDLGFLSASHDGSIRLWALSGEVLLEMVGHTSLVYSVDAHSSGLIVSASEDRHAKIWKDGVCVQSLEHPGCIWDAKFLETGDIVTACSDGVVRVWTVRHDAIADQMEIDAYDSQISQYKLSRKKVGGLKLDELPGLDSLTSPGTSDGQTKVVREGDNGVAYAWNMKEQRWDKIGEVVDGPDGVADRPIHEGVQYDFVFDVDIGDGEPIRKLPYNRSDNPYDAADKWLLKENLPFAYRQQIVEFILQNSGQKDFNFNPSFRDPFTGANAYVPGQASRTAATPAKPLYKHIPKRGVLVFDAAQYDGILKKMTEFNTTLRSDAVNNDKSLTELEVSRVGAIVNILKDTSHYHSTNFADMDIALLLKVLQAWPPAMMFPATDIVRMLVLHHHGASLLIKHVENNNDLLLDLIKKVTEDSALPANLLTTVRVLVNLFKNSSFHYWLQTHHSQILDAFSNCYSSPNKNLQLAYSTLLLNYAVLLIEKKDQEGQAQVLSAALQVPEEEAADVDSKFRSLVAIGSLMLEGLVKKIAIDFDVESIAKSAKASKEAKIAEVGADIDLVIRQ
- a CDS encoding transducin family protein / WD-40 repeat family protein (transducin family protein / WD-40 repeat family protein; CONTAINS InterPro DOMAIN/s: WD40 repeat 2 (InterPro:IPR019782), PLAA family ubiquitin binding, PFU (InterPro:IPR015155), WD40 repeat, conserved site (InterPro:IPR019775), WD40 repeat (InterPro:IPR001680), G-protein beta WD-40 repeat, region (InterPro:IPR020472), WD40 repeat-like-containing domain (InterPro:IPR011046), WD40-repeat-containing domain (InterPro:IPR017986), WD40/YVTN repeat-like-containing domain (InterPro:IPR015943), WD40 repeat, subgroup (InterPro:IPR019781), PUL (InterPro:IPR013535); BEST Arabidopsis thaliana protein match is: Transducin/WD40 repeat-like superfamily protein (TAIR:AT3G49660.1); Has 46725 Blast hits to 23214 proteins in 744 species: Archae - 52; Bacteria - 6212; Metazoa - 17671; Fungi - 11319; Plants - 5941; Viruses - 0; Other Eukaryotes - 5530 (source: NCBI BLink).), giving the protein MVMDIDFNEYKLRCELHGHDDDVRGICVCNDENIATSSRDRTIRVWSLDPSDKRKYTSEKILLGHTSFVGPLAWIPPTDEYPEGRLVSGSMDTFVFVWNLMNGENIQTLKGHQMQVTGVAIDNEDIVSSSVDQTLKRWRNGQLVESWDAHQSPIQAVIRLPSGELVSGSSDASLKLWKGKTSLQTLSGHTDTVRGLAVMPDLGFLSASHDGSIRLWALSGEVLLEMVGHTSLVYSVDAHSSGLIVSASEDRHAKIWKDGVCVQSLEHPGCIWDAKFLETGDIVTACSDGVVRVWTVRHDAIADQMEIDAYDSQISQYKLSRKKVGGLKLDELPGLDSLTSPGTSDGQTKVVREGDNGVAYAWNMKEQRWDKIGEVVDGPDGVADRPIHEGVQYDFVFDVDIGDGEPIRKLPYNRSDNPYDAADKWLLKENLPFAYRQQIVEFILQNSGQKDFNFNPSFRDPFTGANAYVPGQASRTAATPAKPLYKHIPKRGVLVFDAAQYDGILKKMTEFNTTLRSDAVNNDKSLTELEVSRVGAIVNILKDTSHYHSTNFADMDIALLLKVLQAWPPAMMFPATDIVRMLVLHHHGASLLIKHVENNNDLLLDLIKKVTEDSALPANLLTTVRVLVNLFKNSSFHYWLQTHHSQILDAFSNCYSSPNKNLQLAYSTLLLNYAVLLIEKKDQEGQAQVLSAALQVAEEEAADVDSKFRSLVAIGSLMLEGLVKKIAIDFDVESIAKSAKASKEAKIAEVGADIDLVIRQ